The following proteins are co-located in the Fluviicola sp. genome:
- a CDS encoding ElyC/SanA/YdcF family protein — protein MKRKRNWSKIIKRTLMISLLLGLFWFFGANWAIESNAEGKVFDRVSECPEVKVALVLGTSRTNRYGNDNLYFSYRIKAAVELYRAGKVKYILVSGDNSIQTYDEPTDMKNALVAAGIPANHIFLDYAGFRTLDSMERALKVFGQKEVIVISQRFHNERAIYLGEHFGMTVYGYNAKDVAKMGGFKTKVRERFARMKVFWDILFGVDSKFLGQPVKIG, from the coding sequence ATGAAACGCAAACGCAACTGGTCCAAAATCATCAAACGAACTTTAATGATCAGCTTACTTTTGGGACTTTTTTGGTTCTTCGGGGCCAATTGGGCCATCGAATCCAATGCAGAAGGAAAAGTATTCGACCGGGTAAGTGAATGCCCGGAAGTGAAAGTTGCCCTGGTACTTGGTACTTCCCGCACGAACCGGTATGGTAACGACAACCTGTACTTCTCTTACCGGATAAAAGCCGCAGTAGAATTATACCGCGCCGGGAAAGTCAAATACATCCTGGTTAGTGGCGACAACAGCATTCAAACCTACGACGAACCTACCGACATGAAAAACGCACTCGTAGCAGCAGGAATTCCCGCAAATCACATTTTCCTGGATTACGCCGGTTTTCGAACACTGGATTCCATGGAACGAGCCCTGAAAGTATTCGGTCAGAAAGAAGTGATTGTAATTTCACAACGCTTCCACAACGAACGCGCCATTTACCTGGGAGAGCATTTCGGGATGACTGTTTATGGCTACAATGCAAAGGATGTCGCTAAAATGGGAGGTTTTAAAACGAAAGTCCGCGAACGCTTTGCCCGCATGAAAGTCTTTTGGGATATTCTATTCGGCGTGGATTCCAAATTCCTGGGCCAGCCGGTAAAAATCGGATAA
- a CDS encoding SpoIIE family protein phosphatase: MKQSRFALAVFFTLLGTFSFSQTEKQLDSILNVCSKMKDDTNKVIFQNEISWSFKYSHPKQMEKLLFGNVKLAKSLKYNPGIALAYKNLGILMDEAGNISKSIECYQLSIRYYKKAHDEMGVAKSEANIGILYRDQKRNKEAIEKFHASNKVFIKNNFLQGQLIIYENISICYEFENQLDSATVYIKKAMDIMNRLGTVEPDVYGNYANIFMKQKNYPKAIEYYEKAIAIVGSSSKGITWTDNLGLAYYEQKQYAKALPLIEASIKNANNIYNANVMATHMHLANVHHAMGNDRAAFGILKTYIRIKDSIFSLKNAHQLSELTEKYKSEKKQIQIENQKKQIKSEQNQKYFFAGSMIVFIGLGFLLFRSLKQQNRANKIILEQKNVVEDQKDALEHKNREILDSITYAKRLQDAILPAVDYWHQTLPESFILYKPKDIVAGDFYWLETHTVSNGTVSEDYLFFAAADCTGHGVPGAMVSVICCNALNRSVLEFNLVEPGKILDKTRELVISTFNKSVENVKDGMDISLGCLNVKTKELLWSGANNPLWIVPAQSNEIIEWKPDKQPIGTYADEKPFNTRSMILEPKTTIYLFTDGYADQFGGEHGKKFKYKQFKESILAIHDRPMDEQKEHLETTFENWKGALEQVDDVCVIGIRI, encoded by the coding sequence ATGAAACAAAGCAGATTTGCTCTTGCGGTATTTTTTACATTACTCGGTACATTTTCCTTCTCCCAAACAGAAAAACAACTTGATTCCATCCTGAATGTCTGTTCAAAAATGAAAGATGATACGAATAAAGTCATTTTCCAAAACGAGATTTCCTGGTCTTTCAAATATTCACATCCCAAACAAATGGAAAAACTACTTTTCGGGAATGTGAAACTTGCCAAAAGCCTCAAATACAATCCCGGAATTGCTTTGGCATACAAGAACCTGGGAATCCTGATGGACGAAGCGGGGAATATCTCTAAATCCATCGAATGTTACCAGCTTTCCATCCGCTACTACAAAAAAGCACACGACGAAATGGGAGTCGCAAAAAGCGAAGCCAACATCGGAATCCTTTACCGCGACCAAAAACGCAATAAAGAAGCGATCGAAAAATTCCATGCTTCCAACAAGGTATTTATCAAAAACAATTTCCTGCAGGGACAATTGATTATTTATGAAAACATCAGCATCTGCTATGAGTTTGAAAATCAATTGGATTCCGCAACGGTCTACATCAAAAAAGCCATGGATATCATGAACCGGCTGGGAACCGTTGAGCCGGATGTTTACGGCAATTATGCCAATATTTTCATGAAGCAGAAAAACTACCCGAAAGCGATCGAATACTATGAAAAGGCCATTGCCATTGTCGGTTCTTCTTCGAAAGGGATTACCTGGACAGACAACCTGGGCCTGGCCTACTACGAACAAAAGCAATATGCCAAAGCACTTCCGCTCATTGAAGCCAGTATTAAAAACGCCAATAACATTTACAACGCAAATGTGATGGCTACGCACATGCACCTGGCAAACGTGCATCATGCCATGGGAAATGACCGGGCGGCTTTTGGCATCTTAAAAACATATATCCGGATTAAGGATTCCATTTTTTCCCTGAAAAATGCACATCAGCTTTCCGAACTGACCGAAAAATACAAGTCCGAAAAGAAACAGATTCAAATTGAGAATCAAAAGAAACAGATCAAAAGCGAGCAAAATCAAAAGTATTTTTTTGCAGGAAGTATGATCGTTTTCATCGGGCTTGGATTCCTGCTATTCCGGTCATTGAAGCAGCAGAACAGGGCCAATAAAATCATTTTGGAACAAAAGAATGTCGTGGAAGACCAAAAAGATGCGCTGGAACACAAAAACCGGGAAATCCTCGATTCGATCACCTATGCAAAACGCTTGCAGGATGCCATTCTTCCGGCAGTTGATTACTGGCACCAAACTTTACCGGAAAGTTTTATTCTTTACAAACCGAAAGACATCGTTGCCGGAGATTTTTACTGGCTGGAAACTCATACGGTCAGCAATGGGACAGTTTCTGAAGATTATTTGTTCTTTGCAGCCGCAGATTGTACCGGGCACGGTGTTCCGGGAGCAATGGTGAGTGTTATTTGCTGCAATGCACTGAATCGTTCCGTTTTGGAATTCAACCTGGTTGAACCCGGGAAAATCCTGGATAAAACCCGCGAATTAGTGATTTCCACTTTCAACAAAAGTGTGGAAAACGTGAAGGACGGAATGGATATCAGTCTGGGATGTTTAAACGTTAAAACGAAGGAATTACTGTGGTCCGGGGCGAATAATCCCTTATGGATTGTTCCTGCACAAAGCAACGAAATTATCGAATGGAAACCCGACAAGCAGCCTATCGGAACTTACGCAGATGAAAAGCCTTTCAATACCCGTTCGATGATTCTTGAACCGAAAACAACGATCTATTTGTTTACCGACGGTTATGCCGATCAATTCGGAGGTGAACACGGAAAGAAATTCAAATACAAACAGTTCAAGGAATCGATTCTTGCTATTCACGACCGTCCGATGGATGAACAAAAAGAACACCTGGAAACAACTTTTGAAAATTGGAAAGGCGCGCTGGAACAGGTGGATGATGTTTGTGTGATCGGAATAAGAATTTGA
- a CDS encoding lipase family protein, with protein sequence MKNTLTLLLVLFSALASSQTSLKPGYDKREAAELLKVNFRFADSLMWDSLPGPERFQFKYRSPTLGFDNKWDYWEDKDGVGVLSLRGTTAKPTSWGANFYAGMIPAKGWIKTSEKDTFYYELSKDPKALVHVGWTTALGCLWQDMDSLLFAQIDRGKKDFYITGHSQGGALAYLLTAHLLIMQENGIIPKDVRFKTYCSAAPKPGNLYFAYYYEKMTQSGWAYNTVNALDWVPESPFSIQTVNDFNAINPFRDAKKAMKKLPFFPRLIVRSMYNQMDRPSRKTQRRFEKNLGKKIGKLLTKNLTGFEPPQLAESSSFTRCGNYIILYPDVDYYAKFPQDRKAIFLNHQLEPYLFMLDKLPK encoded by the coding sequence ATGAAAAATACACTGACTCTCTTATTGGTTTTGTTTTCGGCTTTGGCATCTTCACAGACTTCCTTGAAACCCGGGTACGATAAGCGTGAAGCAGCAGAATTGCTGAAGGTGAATTTCCGTTTCGCGGATTCGTTGATGTGGGATTCCTTGCCGGGCCCGGAACGTTTTCAGTTCAAATACCGTTCGCCCACATTGGGGTTCGACAATAAATGGGATTATTGGGAAGACAAAGATGGAGTAGGAGTGTTGTCTTTGCGCGGCACAACAGCTAAGCCTACCAGCTGGGGAGCTAATTTTTATGCAGGAATGATACCTGCCAAAGGCTGGATCAAAACAAGCGAAAAGGACACGTTCTATTACGAATTGTCAAAAGACCCGAAAGCATTGGTGCATGTGGGCTGGACGACAGCGCTCGGATGTTTGTGGCAGGATATGGATTCCCTGCTTTTTGCACAAATCGACCGGGGAAAGAAAGATTTTTACATCACCGGGCACAGCCAGGGCGGTGCATTGGCTTATTTGCTGACGGCGCATTTGCTCATCATGCAGGAAAACGGGATTATTCCAAAAGATGTTCGCTTTAAGACTTACTGCAGTGCGGCACCAAAGCCCGGGAATTTATACTTCGCGTATTATTACGAAAAAATGACCCAGAGCGGCTGGGCGTATAACACCGTAAACGCGCTGGATTGGGTACCGGAATCGCCGTTCTCGATTCAAACTGTCAACGACTTTAATGCAATCAATCCGTTCAGGGATGCAAAAAAAGCCATGAAGAAATTGCCGTTTTTTCCCAGGCTGATCGTCCGGAGTATGTACAATCAAATGGACCGTCCTTCCCGGAAAACGCAACGGCGCTTTGAGAAGAACCTGGGGAAAAAGATCGGGAAGTTGCTGACTAAAAACCTTACCGGATTTGAACCGCCGCAACTCGCTGAATCCTCTTCTTTTACGCGTTGTGGAAACTACATTATTTTGTACCCGGATGTGGATTATTACGCAAAGTTCCCGCAAGACCGGAAAGCGATTTTTTTGAATCATCAGCTGGAACCGTATTTGTTTATGCTGGACAAACTGCCGAAATAA